The following coding sequences are from one Pseudonocardia sp. HH130630-07 window:
- a CDS encoding AzlD domain-containing protein — protein MTVAALLVLAGGTYLMRLVPLLVQGRITLSERAVRRVELGAVALLAALAVTGAVFEGQELAGWARPAGVAVAAAGIWRRLPFALVVVLAAGTTAALRLAGVP, from the coding sequence GTGACCGTCGCCGCGCTGCTCGTGCTCGCCGGGGGCACGTACCTGATGCGCCTGGTGCCGTTGCTGGTCCAGGGCCGGATCACGCTGTCCGAGCGGGCCGTGCGCCGGGTGGAGCTCGGTGCGGTCGCCCTGCTGGCCGCACTGGCGGTGACCGGCGCCGTGTTCGAGGGCCAGGAGCTCGCGGGCTGGGCACGGCCGGCCGGGGTGGCCGTGGCCGCGGCCGGGATCTGGCGGCGGCTGCCGTTCGCACTGGTCGTCGTCCTGGCCGCCGGGACGACGGCGGCGCTGCGCCTCGCCGGGGTGCCCTGA
- a CDS encoding helix-turn-helix domain-containing protein: MDRTPPLAAIAAAIRRERERLGISSAELARRAGIAKSTLSQLEAGTGNPSVETLWAIAVVADVPFSTLVEPPSSPVRVVRAADRPSIRSQDSPFAGALLSACPPGARRDVHMITSEPGEPREAHAHSPGTIEHMVVATGRWVAGPDGEEIELDPGDYITFPADRPHRYRALDPGAAAVLIMEYR; this comes from the coding sequence ATGGATCGAACGCCACCCCTGGCCGCGATCGCCGCCGCCATCCGCCGCGAGCGGGAACGGCTGGGGATCTCCTCGGCGGAGCTCGCCCGCCGCGCCGGGATCGCGAAGTCGACGCTGTCCCAGCTCGAGGCCGGGACCGGGAACCCGAGCGTGGAGACGCTGTGGGCGATCGCGGTCGTCGCCGACGTGCCGTTCTCGACGCTGGTCGAGCCGCCGTCGTCGCCGGTGCGGGTGGTGCGGGCGGCCGACCGGCCCTCGATCCGCTCCCAGGACTCACCGTTCGCCGGCGCACTGCTCTCCGCGTGCCCGCCGGGCGCCCGGCGCGACGTGCACATGATCACCTCGGAGCCGGGCGAGCCGCGGGAGGCGCACGCCCACTCCCCCGGGACGATCGAGCACATGGTCGTCGCGACCGGGAGGTGGGTCGCCGGGCCGGACGGCGAGGAGATCGAGCTCGATCCCGGTGACTACATCACCTTCCCCGCCGACCGGCCCCACCGTTACCGCGCGCTGGACCCGGGAGCCGCGGCCGTCCTGATCATGGAGTACCGCTGA
- a CDS encoding NAD-dependent malic enzyme: MSIPGPGYAITARVDAPANPTSTGDLTAAVGQVGGVVTAYDVVEARTEHVVVDISVNARNTEHVEEIKTAIEALDGFSVRKVSDRTFLLHLGGKIEIRSKVNLRTRDDLSRAYTPGVARVSMAIAENPEDARRLTIKRNTVAVVTDGSAVLGLGNIGAAAAMPVMEGKAALFKQFAGVDAWPVCLDTQDTEEIIRTVQLIAPGYGGINLEDIAAPRCFEIERRLRELLDIPVFHDDQHGTAVVVLAALRNALRVVGKKFSDVRVVVCGVGAAGSAIIRLLGSEETADVVAVDVEGIVHPGREGLDDNLRSIAAQTNKEGKRGSLADALVGADVFVGVSAPNLFGAAELATMNSDAIVFALANPDPEVDPSVAMQHAAVVATGRSDYPNQINNVLAFPGVFRGLLDAQAHDITDEMLLAAAEAIANVVAEPNPSFIVPSVFDQSVAPAVADALRATATKQARKGQVEAG, from the coding sequence GTGTCCATTCCCGGTCCCGGTTACGCCATCACCGCTCGCGTCGACGCCCCTGCCAACCCCACCTCGACCGGCGACCTCACCGCCGCCGTCGGGCAGGTCGGCGGCGTCGTCACCGCCTACGACGTCGTCGAGGCCCGCACCGAGCACGTCGTCGTCGACATCTCGGTCAACGCGCGCAACACCGAGCACGTCGAGGAGATCAAGACCGCGATCGAGGCCCTCGACGGCTTCTCGGTCCGCAAGGTCTCGGACCGGACGTTCCTGCTGCACCTCGGCGGGAAGATCGAGATCAGGTCCAAGGTCAACCTCCGGACCCGTGACGACCTGTCCCGCGCCTACACCCCCGGTGTCGCGCGGGTCTCGATGGCGATCGCGGAGAACCCCGAGGACGCCCGCCGGCTGACGATCAAGCGCAACACCGTCGCCGTCGTCACCGACGGCTCGGCCGTGCTCGGGCTCGGCAACATCGGTGCCGCCGCCGCGATGCCGGTGATGGAGGGCAAGGCGGCGCTGTTCAAGCAGTTCGCCGGTGTCGACGCCTGGCCGGTCTGCCTGGACACCCAGGACACCGAGGAGATCATCCGCACCGTCCAGCTCATCGCCCCCGGCTACGGCGGCATCAACCTCGAGGACATCGCCGCGCCGCGCTGCTTCGAGATCGAGCGCCGGCTGCGCGAGCTGCTCGACATCCCGGTCTTCCACGACGACCAGCACGGCACCGCGGTCGTCGTGCTCGCCGCGCTGCGCAACGCGCTGCGGGTGGTCGGCAAGAAGTTCTCCGATGTCCGCGTGGTCGTCTGCGGCGTCGGCGCCGCCGGGTCGGCGATCATCCGGCTGCTCGGCTCGGAGGAGACCGCCGACGTCGTCGCCGTCGACGTCGAGGGCATCGTCCACCCGGGCCGCGAGGGCCTCGACGACAACCTCCGTTCGATCGCCGCGCAGACCAACAAGGAGGGCAAGCGCGGCTCGCTCGCCGACGCGCTGGTCGGCGCGGACGTGTTCGTCGGGGTGAGTGCGCCGAACCTGTTCGGTGCCGCCGAGCTGGCGACGATGAACAGCGACGCGATCGTGTTCGCGCTGGCCAACCCGGACCCGGAGGTCGACCCCTCGGTCGCGATGCAGCACGCGGCGGTCGTCGCCACCGGCCGGTCGGACTACCCGAACCAGATTAACAACGTGCTGGCCTTCCCCGGCGTGTTCCGCGGGCTGCTCGACGCGCAGGCGCACGACATCACCGACGAGATGCTGCTGGCCGCGGCCGAGGCGATCGCGAACGTGGTGGCCGAGCCGAACCCGTCGTTCATCGTCCCGAGCGTGTTCGACCAGAGCGTGGCCCCGGCCGTGGCCGACGCGCTGCGGGCCACCGCCACGAAGCAGGCCCGCAAGGGCCAGGTCGAGGCGGGCTGA
- a CDS encoding DUF2867 domain-containing protein: MHVLVVGATGYIGSRLVPRLLDAGHDVRVLARTPRRVDEHPWAGRAEVLAGDARNPADVRRACAGVGAVVHLVHAMDGPGYADRDRDAARALSGAAAEQGVRRIVYLGGLQPADDERRVSQHLRSRREVGEILLGGPVPAVVLRAGIVVGSGSASFEMIRHLTETAMGGPLLLPLPDRAWNRIQPVAVDDVLHAVAGCLGLDPAVNRAFDLGGPDVLTYRGLMSGYAAEAGLARPVPLPVPLSAPRLTARAVAALTPVPRDLAGPLVESMRHELVADPGDVADLDALIGVPPGGHTPYRTAVRRALDGTGAAGTGPGDAPGSGPAEWASTDVHDVDAPAHAVWSVVETLGGAHGWYTVPGTATLTGMLDALTGGPGRGPRGRASGPLRPVVGETLDRWVVEEVEPGARLLLRATTALPGTARLELRIVPTGRLGSRYEQTLRFRPHGLAGRVAWLAGYPAHRFVLAVMARTLTGVAETHYARTLRTPAPDPLMEL, encoded by the coding sequence ATGCACGTCCTCGTCGTCGGCGCCACCGGCTACATCGGGTCGCGGCTCGTCCCGCGGCTGCTCGACGCCGGGCACGACGTCCGCGTCCTCGCCCGCACACCGCGCCGGGTCGACGAGCACCCGTGGGCCGGCCGGGCCGAGGTGCTGGCCGGGGACGCCCGGAACCCGGCCGACGTCCGGCGGGCCTGTGCCGGCGTCGGCGCCGTCGTCCATCTCGTGCACGCGATGGACGGCCCCGGCTACGCCGACCGCGACCGGGACGCGGCACGCGCACTGTCCGGCGCCGCCGCGGAACAGGGCGTGCGACGGATCGTCTACCTGGGCGGGCTGCAACCCGCCGACGACGAACGGCGCGTCTCGCAACACCTGCGGTCCCGGCGCGAGGTCGGCGAGATCCTGCTGGGCGGGCCGGTCCCCGCCGTCGTGCTCCGGGCCGGGATCGTCGTCGGCTCCGGGTCGGCGAGCTTCGAGATGATCCGGCACCTCACCGAGACGGCGATGGGTGGGCCGCTGCTGCTCCCGCTGCCGGACCGGGCCTGGAACCGGATCCAGCCAGTCGCCGTCGACGACGTGCTGCACGCCGTCGCCGGCTGCCTGGGGCTCGATCCGGCGGTGAACCGGGCGTTCGACCTCGGTGGGCCGGACGTGCTCACCTACCGCGGGCTCATGAGCGGCTACGCCGCGGAGGCGGGGCTGGCCCGTCCGGTGCCGCTGCCGGTGCCGCTGTCCGCGCCCCGGCTCACCGCCCGGGCGGTGGCCGCGCTCACCCCGGTACCGCGGGACCTCGCCGGGCCGCTTGTCGAGTCGATGCGGCACGAGCTGGTCGCCGACCCCGGCGACGTCGCGGACCTCGACGCACTGATCGGCGTCCCGCCGGGCGGTCACACGCCGTACCGGACGGCCGTCCGCCGGGCGCTCGACGGCACCGGAGCCGCCGGCACGGGCCCCGGAGACGCGCCCGGCAGCGGCCCGGCCGAGTGGGCGAGCACGGACGTCCACGACGTCGACGCCCCCGCGCACGCCGTGTGGTCGGTCGTCGAGACGCTCGGTGGTGCGCACGGCTGGTACACGGTGCCCGGCACGGCGACGCTGACCGGGATGCTCGACGCCCTGACCGGCGGTCCGGGCCGGGGACCGCGGGGACGGGCGTCCGGGCCGCTGCGCCCGGTCGTCGGGGAGACGCTGGACCGCTGGGTGGTGGAGGAGGTCGAGCCGGGCGCCCGGCTGCTGCTCCGCGCCACGACGGCGCTGCCCGGGACGGCGCGGCTGGAGCTGCGGATCGTCCCGACCGGACGGCTGGGCAGCCGCTACGAGCAGACGCTGCGGTTCCGCCCGCACGGCCTGGCCGGTCGGGTCGCCTGGCTCGCCGGTTACCCCGCTCACCGCTTCGTCCTGGCGGTGATGGCCCGCACCCTCACCGGCGTCGCCGAGACCCACTACGCACGCACCCTGCGCACCCCCGCCCCCGATCCACTCATGGAGCTCTAG
- a CDS encoding glycosyltransferase family 4 protein: protein MRVGIVCPYSLDVPGGVQNHVLDLAGALRARGHTAEVLAPAVGTVPEFVTPVGRALGVPYNGSVARVSFGPRTHRRARRWLAEHDFDVLHLHEPTTLSVSVSVLALLLAGGPIVATFHTSTERSRALAAFGGIVRPLMEKVTARIAVSATARRVQVEHLGGDATEIPNGVDIARFAGGPALDELVPGLRPGVRVGFVGRYDEPRKGMPVLLDALRPLVAARPDLRLLVVGRGDAGALRHAAGPALAGRIDVLGAVDETTKAAALRAMDLYCAPHRHGESFGMVLTEAMAAGVPVLASDIESFRAVHGGAGRSVPPADPIALRAALAALLDDGADRAAMAAAGRARVARYDWAVVARDVLQVYRAAIAAAPVPARRQAR, encoded by the coding sequence ATGAGGGTCGGGATCGTCTGCCCCTACTCGCTGGACGTGCCGGGCGGGGTCCAGAACCACGTCCTCGACCTCGCCGGTGCGCTGCGGGCGCGCGGTCACACCGCCGAGGTGCTCGCACCGGCGGTCGGGACCGTCCCGGAGTTCGTCACCCCGGTCGGCCGGGCGCTGGGCGTGCCGTACAACGGCTCGGTGGCCCGGGTGAGCTTCGGCCCGCGGACCCACCGGCGGGCCCGGCGCTGGCTCGCCGAGCACGACTTCGACGTCCTGCACCTGCACGAGCCGACGACGCTGTCGGTGTCGGTGTCGGTGCTCGCGCTGCTGCTCGCCGGCGGGCCGATCGTCGCCACCTTCCACACCTCGACCGAGCGCTCGCGCGCGCTGGCCGCGTTCGGCGGGATCGTGCGGCCGCTGATGGAGAAGGTCACGGCGCGGATCGCGGTCTCGGCCACCGCACGGCGGGTGCAGGTCGAACACCTCGGCGGTGACGCCACCGAGATCCCGAACGGCGTCGACATCGCCCGGTTCGCCGGCGGGCCCGCGCTGGACGAGCTGGTTCCCGGCCTGCGTCCGGGCGTCCGGGTCGGGTTCGTCGGTCGCTACGACGAGCCGCGCAAGGGGATGCCGGTGCTGCTCGACGCGCTGCGCCCGCTGGTGGCGGCCCGGCCGGACCTGCGGCTGCTGGTGGTCGGGCGGGGCGACGCCGGCGCGCTGCGCCACGCCGCGGGTCCCGCGCTGGCCGGGCGGATCGACGTGCTCGGTGCGGTGGACGAGACCACGAAGGCCGCCGCGCTGCGCGCGATGGACCTCTACTGCGCCCCGCACCGGCACGGCGAGAGCTTCGGGATGGTGCTCACGGAGGCGATGGCGGCCGGTGTGCCGGTGCTGGCCAGCGACATCGAGTCCTTCCGCGCCGTGCACGGCGGCGCCGGGCGGTCGGTCCCCCCGGCCGACCCGATCGCGCTCCGCGCCGCGCTGGCGGCCCTGCTCGACGACGGCGCCGACCGGGCCGCGATGGCGGCCGCCGGCCGGGCCCGGGTGGCCCGCTACGACTGGGCCGTCGTCGCCCGGGACGTGCTGCAGGTCTACCGGGCGGCGATCGCGGCCGCCCCGGTGCCGGCCCGGCGGCAGGCCCGGTGA
- the pdxS gene encoding pyridoxal 5'-phosphate synthase lyase subunit PdxS: MSAAENTPDNAGPQHGTARVKRGMAEMLKGGVIMDVVTPEQAKIAEDAGAVAVMALERVPADIRANGGVARMSDPDMIAGIVEAVSIPVMAKARIGHFVEAQVIQSLGVDYIDESEVLTPADEAHHIDKWAYTVPFVCGATNLGEALRRISEGAAMIRSKGEAGTGNVVEATRHMRSIRAEIGRLASLDAAELYIAAKELRAPVELVAEVARTGTLPVVLFTAGGIATPADAAMMMQLGAEGVFVGSGIFKSGDPAQRASAIVKATTFHDDPDMIAKVSRGLGEAMVGINIPDIPEGQRYASRGW; this comes from the coding sequence GTGTCCGCAGCTGAGAACACCCCCGACAACGCCGGTCCGCAGCACGGCACCGCGCGGGTCAAGCGCGGCATGGCCGAGATGCTCAAGGGCGGCGTGATCATGGACGTGGTCACCCCCGAGCAGGCGAAGATCGCCGAGGACGCCGGCGCCGTGGCCGTCATGGCCCTGGAGCGCGTGCCCGCCGACATCCGTGCGAACGGTGGCGTGGCCCGGATGTCGGACCCGGACATGATCGCCGGGATCGTCGAGGCCGTGTCCATCCCGGTCATGGCCAAGGCGCGGATCGGCCACTTCGTCGAGGCCCAGGTCATCCAGTCCCTCGGGGTCGACTACATCGACGAGTCGGAGGTCCTGACCCCGGCCGACGAGGCGCACCACATCGACAAGTGGGCCTACACCGTGCCCTTCGTCTGCGGTGCCACCAACCTCGGTGAGGCGCTGCGCCGGATCTCCGAGGGCGCGGCGATGATCCGCTCGAAGGGCGAGGCCGGCACCGGCAACGTCGTCGAGGCGACCCGGCACATGCGGTCCATCCGCGCCGAGATCGGCCGGCTGGCGTCGCTGGACGCGGCCGAGCTGTACATCGCGGCCAAGGAGCTGCGGGCCCCGGTCGAGCTGGTGGCCGAGGTTGCCCGCACCGGCACGCTGCCGGTCGTGCTGTTCACCGCCGGGGGCATCGCGACCCCCGCGGACGCCGCGATGATGATGCAGCTCGGTGCCGAGGGCGTGTTCGTCGGCTCGGGCATCTTCAAGTCCGGTGACCCGGCGCAGCGCGCCTCGGCGATCGTGAAGGCCACGACCTTCCACGACGACCCCGACATGATCGCCAAGGTCTCCCGCGGTCTCGGCGAGGCGATGGTCGGCATCAACATCCCGGACATCCCGGAGGGCCAGCGGTACGCCTCGCGCGGCTGGTAG
- a CDS encoding DUF4032 domain-containing protein, with the protein MQAPELVLRSPGRGLLALPWELPLADWDETEVPLRDVEVGPSRHLVRFAETDGVLWALKDLPERIARREYDVLRRLEDDGLPAVQPVGFVAQPEHETAILVTRFLSGSWQYRRLIARLPPNRPRHRARLFDAMISLLVDLHRHGVFWGDCSLNNTLFARDGQTLQAYLVDAETSEVHPTGLSDGQREFDLSILVENVAGGMIDLAESLDRPPEIVPQLVEEAAALPDRYAQLWDALHAAPVFAFGDRYRVEGVIRELNDLGFAVDEVALRPLGDGRSRLQVAVGDRNYHSEQLRRLAGLDVGEGQARILLGDLAAHREWMRRRTGEDVAEWAAVRSWTETCLHPGMRSAHRALNGVGSEVQAYCDLLEVRWLLSERHGADVGNEAALAELGAGAPTDSAAKGAVADAPTGEFRLSAIADYARDRE; encoded by the coding sequence ATGCAGGCACCGGAGCTGGTTCTGCGCAGCCCGGGGCGGGGGCTGCTCGCCCTGCCGTGGGAGCTGCCGCTCGCCGACTGGGACGAGACCGAGGTCCCGTTGCGCGACGTCGAGGTCGGCCCCAGCCGGCACCTGGTCCGGTTCGCCGAGACCGACGGCGTGCTCTGGGCGCTCAAGGACCTCCCGGAGCGCATCGCCCGGCGCGAGTACGACGTCCTGCGCCGGCTCGAGGACGACGGCCTGCCCGCCGTGCAGCCGGTCGGTTTCGTGGCCCAGCCCGAGCACGAGACCGCGATCCTGGTGACCCGGTTCCTGTCCGGGTCCTGGCAGTACCGGCGGCTCATCGCCCGGCTGCCACCGAACCGGCCGCGGCACCGGGCCCGGCTGTTCGACGCGATGATCTCGCTGCTCGTCGACCTGCACCGGCACGGCGTGTTCTGGGGCGACTGCTCGCTGAACAACACGCTGTTCGCCCGGGACGGGCAGACCCTGCAGGCCTACCTGGTGGACGCCGAGACGAGCGAGGTGCACCCGACCGGGCTGTCCGACGGCCAGCGGGAGTTCGACCTGTCGATCCTGGTGGAGAACGTCGCCGGGGGCATGATCGACCTGGCGGAGTCGCTGGACCGCCCGCCGGAGATCGTCCCGCAGCTCGTCGAGGAGGCGGCCGCGCTGCCGGACCGCTACGCCCAGCTGTGGGACGCGCTGCACGCCGCGCCGGTCTTCGCCTTCGGTGACCGGTACCGGGTCGAGGGCGTGATCCGCGAGCTGAACGACCTGGGCTTCGCCGTCGACGAGGTGGCCCTGCGCCCGCTGGGGGACGGCCGGTCCCGGCTCCAGGTCGCCGTCGGTGACCGGAACTACCACTCCGAGCAGCTGCGCCGGCTCGCCGGGCTCGACGTGGGGGAGGGGCAGGCCCGGATCCTGCTCGGCGACCTGGCCGCGCACCGCGAGTGGATGCGCCGGCGCACCGGTGAGGACGTGGCGGAGTGGGCCGCCGTGCGCAGCTGGACCGAGACCTGTCTGCACCCCGGGATGCGGTCGGCGCATCGGGCGCTGAACGGGGTCGGGTCCGAGGTGCAGGCCTACTGCGACCTGCTCGAGGTCCGCTGGCTGCTGTCCGAGCGGCACGGCGCCGACGTCGGCAACGAGGCCGCGCTGGCCGAGCTCGGTGCCGGGGCCCCGACCGACTCGGCCGCCAAGGGCGCCGTGGCGGACGCCCCGACCGGCGAGTTCCGGCTCTCGGCGATCGCCGACTACGCACGCGATCGCGAGTGA
- a CDS encoding glycoside hydrolase family 16 protein yields the protein MEPGPAPAPSEPDDVTRVPADAPAAPRPVADPGQDEPSAAPACAPADPGAPADAGAAGPPAEPGADEKTSDGSAQPAEPAAPPACAYPGADTSAATLLGWGEPTKVDDFDGDALQGWNLYDGEGHGGNGRRSPDAASVKDGILTINGDADGTTGGMAWTDGSQKYGRWEGRVRAPESDPSYNALLLLWPTAEDFPVGGEIDFMEMTDHTRQKTELFLHYGEDNSQVQGAVEIDGTEWHNWAVEWRPDGVTAFVDGKEWWSTDDTSILPPGPMHLTIQLDWFPEGEGEVEPSLMEVDWVRQYALPESTGNDRESGCGDAAKPGSGGDGKSGPGGDGESGSGGDGKSGPGGDGESGSGGDEKSGSGDDGKAAPSSDGKSGSGDEGKPVPSGDGKFGPGGDATSVPGADARSGSAGAAEPGPGGVAEPGSGGGIEPVPGGAPKAAPGGDPASDPGPGPDGNRQEPSRADQESAPAAPGPAPVPGTAEAAPGGGAEGALDRPTGRITEGAPDPAPAVAPPAPVSGTP from the coding sequence GTGGAGCCCGGGCCGGCCCCGGCGCCGTCGGAGCCGGACGACGTCACGCGAGTACCGGCCGATGCGCCGGCGGCGCCCCGTCCAGTCGCGGATCCCGGTCAGGACGAGCCGTCCGCCGCTCCGGCGTGCGCACCCGCCGACCCGGGCGCACCGGCGGACGCAGGGGCCGCGGGGCCGCCCGCCGAGCCCGGCGCGGACGAGAAGACATCCGACGGCTCGGCGCAGCCCGCCGAGCCGGCGGCTCCGCCCGCCTGTGCCTATCCCGGTGCGGACACCAGCGCCGCGACCCTGCTGGGCTGGGGCGAGCCGACGAAGGTCGACGACTTCGACGGGGACGCCCTGCAGGGCTGGAACCTCTACGACGGCGAGGGGCACGGCGGGAACGGGCGCCGGTCCCCGGACGCGGCCTCGGTGAAGGACGGCATCCTCACCATCAACGGCGACGCGGACGGCACCACCGGCGGCATGGCGTGGACCGACGGCAGCCAGAAGTACGGCCGCTGGGAGGGCCGGGTGCGGGCCCCGGAGTCGGACCCGTCGTACAACGCGCTGCTCCTGCTGTGGCCGACCGCGGAGGACTTCCCGGTCGGCGGCGAGATCGACTTCATGGAGATGACCGACCACACCCGGCAGAAGACCGAGCTCTTCCTGCACTACGGCGAGGACAACAGCCAGGTGCAGGGCGCGGTCGAGATCGACGGGACCGAGTGGCACAACTGGGCGGTCGAGTGGCGGCCGGACGGGGTGACCGCGTTCGTCGACGGCAAGGAGTGGTGGAGCACCGACGACACCTCGATCCTGCCCCCCGGGCCGATGCACCTGACGATCCAGCTCGACTGGTTCCCGGAGGGCGAGGGCGAGGTCGAGCCGTCGCTGATGGAGGTCGACTGGGTCCGGCAGTACGCGCTCCCGGAGTCCACGGGCAACGACCGGGAGTCCGGCTGCGGGGACGCCGCGAAGCCCGGCTCCGGTGGCGACGGGAAGTCCGGTCCGGGTGGCGATGGAGAGTCCGGCTCGGGCGGCGACGGGAAGTCCGGTCCGGGTGGCGATGGAGAGTCCGGCTCGGGCGGCGACGAGAAGTCCGGCTCGGGGGACGACGGCAAGGCCGCGCCGAGCAGCGACGGGAAGTCCGGCTCGGGGGATGAGGGCAAGCCCGTGCCGAGCGGCGACGGGAAGTTCGGTCCGGGCGGTGACGCCACGTCGGTCCCGGGCGCTGACGCGCGGTCCGGCTCGGCCGGTGCGGCCGAGCCCGGCCCGGGCGGTGTGGCCGAGCCCGGCTCGGGCGGTGGGATCGAGCCTGTTCCGGGTGGCGCCCCGAAGGCCGCTCCCGGCGGCGACCCGGCGTCGGATCCGGGGCCCGGTCCGGACGGCAACCGGCAGGAGCCCAGCCGGGCGGACCAGGAGTCCGCTCCCGCGGCCCCCGGTCCCGCACCGGTCCCCGGGACCGCGGAAGCCGCCCCGGGCGGCGGTGCCGAGGGGGCGCTCGACCGCCCCACCGGCCGGATCACCGAGGGTGCCCCGGACCCGGCGCCCGCGGTGGCCCCGCCGGCACCGGTCAGCGGTACTCCATGA
- a CDS encoding AzlC family ABC transporter permease, producing the protein MRSVKRTRRAEDRSDLRDAVTISVAVGLVGVSFGALAPAAGLSPAMTMAMSALVFAGGAQLLVTGVLAAGGGIWAAVAAGLVLNLRHLPFGLALARHLGGGWSRVPAAHLVTDESTAFVLARTDGAPGRPRRAFLTLGVIKYLFWQAGTAGGLLLGAAVPDPSAFGLDAAFPAALLAMLVPMLRRIDARRVAGAAAAVGLACAPFLPAGLPVLAGLLGTAAAGRPGPGEESS; encoded by the coding sequence ATGCGTTCGGTGAAACGAACACGGCGCGCGGAGGACCGTTCGGATCTCCGCGACGCCGTGACGATCTCGGTGGCGGTGGGCCTGGTCGGCGTGTCGTTCGGCGCGCTCGCGCCGGCGGCCGGCCTCTCCCCGGCCATGACGATGGCGATGTCCGCGCTCGTCTTCGCCGGTGGTGCGCAGCTGCTGGTGACCGGCGTGCTCGCCGCGGGCGGCGGGATCTGGGCGGCGGTCGCCGCCGGTCTGGTGCTGAACCTGCGGCACCTGCCGTTCGGGCTGGCGCTGGCCCGGCACCTGGGCGGTGGATGGAGCCGGGTCCCGGCCGCCCACCTGGTCACCGACGAGTCGACGGCGTTCGTGCTGGCCCGCACCGACGGCGCCCCGGGCCGTCCGCGCCGCGCGTTCCTGACCCTCGGCGTGATCAAGTACCTGTTCTGGCAGGCCGGTACCGCCGGCGGGCTGCTGCTGGGCGCGGCGGTCCCGGACCCCTCCGCCTTCGGGCTGGACGCGGCGTTCCCGGCCGCGCTGCTCGCCATGCTCGTCCCGATGCTGCGCCGGATCGACGCCCGCCGGGTGGCCGGTGCGGCGGCCGCGGTCGGTCTCGCCTGCGCGCCGTTCCTCCCGGCCGGGCTGCCGGTCCTGGCCGGGCTGCTGGGAACGGCCGCCGCCGGGCGTCCCGGTCCGGGGGAGGAGTCGTCGTGA